In one window of Mercurialis annua linkage group LG4, ddMerAnnu1.2, whole genome shotgun sequence DNA:
- the LOC126679488 gene encoding tetraspanin-10: MGIGTSNFVIRWINFLTMLLSIAVIIFGIWMSTHHDSCRKSLTLPVLGLGGFIFIISIVGFMGALKNNSILLWIYLVMLCIILVAILVFTVLAFIITNNGSGHNAPGLRYKEYQLQDYSSWFLKQLNNTKNWKRLKSCLVKSEDCNNLSKKYKTLKQYKSAKLSPIEAGCCKPPSECGYPAVSASYFDLSFHPVSSSKDCKLYKNSRAIKCYNCDSCKAGVAQYMKTEWRVVAIFNVILFVVLSIIYFVGCCARRNVGGNQSKA; encoded by the exons ATGGGTATTGGTACCAGTAATTTTGTGATCAGATGGATCAATTTTCTCACCATG CTTTTATCTATAGCTGTCATAATTTTTGGGATATGGATGAGCACACATCATGACAGCTGCAGAAAATCTCTTACTCTTCCTGTTCTAGGCCTTGGTGGTTTCATCTTCATTAT ATCAATCGTTGGTTTCATGGGCGCGTTGAAGAACAACTCGATACTGTTATGGATT TATCTGGTTATGCTCTGTATTATCTTGGTGGCAATTCTGGTTTTCACCGTGTTGGC GTTTATCATAACAAATAATGGATCCGGACATAATGCCCCTGGGTTGAG GTACAAGGAGTATCAACTTCAGGATTACAGCTCATGGTTTCTTAAACAG TTGAATAATACCAAAAACTGGAAGCGCTTGAAGAGCTGTCTTGTTAAATCAGAGGACTGCAATAATCTATCCAAAAAATATAAG ACTCTTAAGCAGTACAAGTCAGCAAAACTGAGTCCTATTGAAGCCGGTTGCTGCAAGCCACCATCCGA ATGTGGCTATCCTGCTGTCAGTGCTTCATACTTCGATTTGAGCTTCCACCCCGTTAGCTCAAGCAAAGACTgcaaactttataaaaattctCGTGCTATCAAATGCTACAACTGCGACTCCTGCAA GGCCGGCGTTGCACAATACATGAAAACTGAGTGGAGAGTCGTTGCAATCTTTAATGTGATTCTATTTGTTGTACTG TCAATCATATATTTCGTGGGATGCTGTGCGAGGAGAAATGTTGGTGGGAATCAATCTAAAGCTTGA
- the LOC126678684 gene encoding uncharacterized protein LOC126678684 translates to MRTNISGTCMGTNISGTYMGTNMRGTSIRGTSKRTTIRYKIGATTKIGTCCNRQHWTLERPASQRHQRDRNQHKRDIKRTGNNIKGGIKGNGNSIKGTLEGSGPVSKGYQRDRDQHQKDIRGTTTSIKGTSEGPRPASKGHQRDRDQHQKGHQRDRDKHKRDINRDRHQRDIRGTATGIKGTSEGPRPASEGASEGPGPA, encoded by the exons ATGAGAACCAACATTAGCGGGACATGCATGGGAACCAACATCAGCGGGACATACATGGGAACCAACATGAGAGGGACTAGCATTAGAGGGACATCAAAACGGACCACTATCAGATACAAAATTGGAGCAACAACAAAGATAGGTACTTGCTGTAATAGGCAACACT GGACATTAGAGAGACCAGCATCACAGAGACATCAGAGGGACCGGAACCAGCATAAGAGGGACATCAAAAGAACCGGAAACAACATCAAAGGGGGAATCAAAGGGAATGGGAACAGCATAAAAGGGACATTAGAGGGATCGGGACCAGTATCAAAAGGATATCAAAGGGACCGGGATCAGCATCAAAAGGACATCAGAGGGACAACGACCAGCATCAAAGGGACATCAGAGGGACCGCGACCAGCATCAAAAGGACATCAGAGGGACCGAGACCAACATCAGAAGGGGCATCAGAGGGACCGGGACAAGCATAAGAGGGACATCAATAGAGACCGGCATCAAAGGGACATCAGAGGGACCGCGACCGGCATCAAAGGGACATCAGAGGGACCAAGACCAGCATCAGAAGGGGCATCAGAGGGACCGGGACCAGCATAA
- the LOC126676143 gene encoding uncharacterized protein LOC126676143: MDLRTTLLIIFIWCLWSIHHGVEGNSAFSRKQGNKPVKTIRTKSGHVYNCVEFHKQPAFYHPSLKNHTVHYDEIKQYVEKHSIRQKGTGISNLKSMWLNGEGCPNGTVPIREVADNKFINNKFPSTGIYDIKAGFEDRPNPGVHYAILRTKKSNRRYYGAGMNVSIYKPHVKGSQFSAARFKLANGPDSIETGWMVNPTLYGDNLTHLYVFTNGGNSHCYNTHCLGIISVRADFPIDAVITTISTRGKEKVQYVLEFFIFKDQSNGNWFLRINGEIIGFWPAQRFEFLGEAANYVDWGGEVFSPNLPNPPMGAGDSIIFTDRKQDAFCSRISVINEDHKVVDAPKTEKYTDLDVYHVVDGGSDNGPWRHMFYFGGSGTDPSRDGEFPLPPWDDYSHQIPP; the protein is encoded by the exons ATGGATTTACGAACgactttattaattattttcatatggTGTTTGTGGTCGATACACCATGGAGTTGAAGGCAATAGTGCATTCTCTAGAAAACAAGGCAATAAGCCAGTTAAAACTATTCGA ACGAAGAGCGGACATGTATATAATTGCGTAGAATTCCACAAGCAACCCGCTTTTTATCATCCTTCTTTGAAAAACCATACTGTTCACTATGATGAG ATAAAACAGTATGTTGAGAAACATAGTATCAGACAAAAAGGAACAGGCATATCCAACTTAAAGAGCATGTGGCTGAACGGTGAAGGATGTCCAAACGGTACCGTTCCAATTAGGGAAGTGGCCgataataaatttatcaataacAAATTTCCCAGTACTGGAATTTATGATATAAAAGCAGGTTTTGAAGATCGTCCTAATCCTGGTGTCCAT TATGCAATTCTTCGCACAAAAAAATCTAATCGGCGGTACTATGGGGCTGGGATGAATGTGAGCATATATAAGCCTCATGTCAAAGGCTCTCAATTTAGTGCTGCTCGCTTCAAACTAGCAAATGGACCAGATAGTATAGAAACTGGTTGGATG GTGAATCCCACTCTCTATGGAGATAATTTGACTCATCTTTACGTATTTACTAAT GGAGGAAATTCACACTGTTACAATACACATTGTCTTGGAATAATATCCGTTCGTGCGGATTTTCCTATTGACGCAGTTATCACAACAATTTCTACTCGCGGCAAGGAGAAAGTACAATATGTACTGGAATTCTTCATCTTCAAG GATCAAAGTAATGGAAATTGGTTTCTTAGAATAAATGGTGAAATTATTGGGTTTTGGCCAGCGCAAAGATTCGAATTTTTAGGAGAAGCCGCTAACTACGTAGACTGGGGAGGAGAAGTGTTCAGTCCTAATTTGCCTAATCCGccgatgggggccggcgatagTATTATTTTCACAGACAGGAAACAAGATGCATTTTGCTCTCGAATATCAGTTATAAATGAAGACCATAAAGTTGTGGATGCaccaaaaactgaaaaatatacAGATTTAGATGTGTATCATGTCGTGGACGGAGGTTCTGATAATGGTCCGTGGAGGCATATGTTTTATTTTGGCGGATCAGGAACCGATCCGTCTAGGGATGGCGAATTTCCCCTTCCTCCATGGGATGATTATTCCCATCAAATACCCCCATAA
- the LOC126677337 gene encoding uncharacterized protein LOC126677337 has product MDGLTLTTVTATSTAAVTKSIFPSVSVTFKKSFIKTSRRRELWVARKTKFIVFAAKEDESKLEPHDQMELNFGRMLGEDPKLTLAKIMARKANPDVSFLEVEKSFYKNKGKIVEIKELPFDVSDNKKPSNSLEGIAEQPASNSLEGIVKKPASNSLEGLNLVRPVPKGGVRFQVDEKPVSQEIKRPSKPVGRDVDNTKRTVPNVILRKPALFVEDDEEYKPSSKSKVRIMPNLTLKMLNDQDKKNFSDMTLLRKPEPMSAEEKQEPLGNAEIKVSNDATGLRTGKEEDENKYSGFTLVKKPEIAKSGLDESSETWGSSVSKDQEPEDDSRLGLQPLEKINGPEKEHSDDVLADSTTKFSIDATLQGKPERLDQSVMKMPKLVKEETSLLNPESNENAEELYSLPPISPAEDGDWSRAEDLLKTGNRGEVELVSASTRGFVVSFGSLVGFLPYRNLVTKWKFLAFESWLKQKGLDPSMYKQSLGIIGSYGVLNRNLSFDSSLTQEVSKNVGEVKSDMKLEDLLKIYDQEKLKFLTSFVGQKTKVNVVAIDRTLRKLTVSLRPKEKEELIERKRSLMAKLQVGDVVKCCIKKITYFGIFVEVEGVAALIHQTEVSWDATLDPASYFKVGQIVEAKVHQLDFTLERIFLSLKEITPDPLTEALESVVGDHDSLEGRLQVAEADSEWADVESLIKELQQVEGIQSVSKGRFFLSPGLAPTFQVYMASMFENQYKLLARSENKVQEVIVEASLDKEEMKSTILSCTSRVE; this is encoded by the exons ATGGACGGTCTTACACTAACCACCGTCACTGCCACCAGCACCGCCGCAGTCACTAAATCAATATTTCCTTCAGTATCAGTTACATTCAAAAAAAGCTTCATAAAAACCAGTAGAAGAAGAGAATTGTGGGTTGCTAGAAAAACTAAGTTTATTGTTTTTGCAGCTAAAGAAGATGAGTCTAAGCTTGAGCCACACGACCAAATGGAGCTTAATTTTGGCCGTATGCTTGGTGAAGACCCAAAACTTACTCTTGCTAAG ATTATGGCTAGAAAGGCCAACCCGGATGTGTCATTTCTCGAAGTTGAGAAGTCATTTTACAAAAACAAGGGTAAAATAGTGGAAATTAAGGAGCTTCCTTTTGATGTCTCTGACAATAAGAAACCGTCGAATTCATTAGAAGGCATAGCCGAACAGCCAGCGTCAAATTCATTAGAAGGAATAGTAAAAAAGCCAGCATCGAATTCATTGGAAGGTTTAAATTTGGTTAGGCCTGTTCCTAAAGGAGGAGTTAGATTTCAAGTAGATGAGAAGCCAGTGTCACAGGAGATAAAGAGGCCAAGCAAACCAGTTGGAAGAGACGTAGATAATACTAAACGTACTGTTCCTAATGTTATCTTGCGAAAACCAGCTTTGTTTGTCGAGGATGATGAGGAATATAAGCCATCTTCAAAGTCGAAAGTGAGGATTATGCCAAATTTGACATTGAAAATGCTAAATGATCAAGACAAGAAGAACTTTAGTGATATGACTTTGTTGAGAAAGCCGGAACCAATGAGTGCCGAAGAAAAGCAAGAACCTTTGGGTAATGCAGAGATCAAGGTTAGCAATGATGCAACTGGATTGAGAACAGGGAAAGAAGAGGATGAGAACAAATACAGTGGTTTTACATTAGTAAAGAAGCCTGAAATTGCAAAGAGTGGTCTTGATGAATCTTCAGAAACTTGGGGCAGCTCAGTTTCGAAGGACCAAGAGCCGGAAGATGACTCCAGACTAG GATTGCAGCCGCTTGAGAAAATAAATGGGCCTGAAAAAGAACATTCTGATGATGTATTGGCTGATTCCACAACTAAATTCTCAATTGATGCTACATTGCAAGGAAAACCAGAGAG ATTAGATCAATCTGTGATGAAAATGCCAAAATTAGTCAAAGAAGAGACATCTCTCTTGAATCCTGAAAGTAATGAAAATGCTGAGGAGCTTTATAGTCTCCCTCCTATATCACCAGCAGAG GATGGTGACTGGTCCAGGGCAGAAGATCTTCTCAAGACGGGAAATAGGGGTGAAGTGGAGCTGGTTAGCGCCAGCACAAGAGGCTTTGTA GTATCTTTTGGCTCATTGGTAGGATTTCTGCCATACCGTAATCTTGTGACAAAATGGAAGTTCCTAGCATTTGAGTCTTGGTTGAAACAGAAAGGGTTGGACCCATCAATGTATAAGCAAAGTTTAGGAATTATTGGAAGTTATGGTGTCTTGAACAGGAACTTATCTTTTGATTCAAGTTTGACTCAAGAAGTTTCTAAAAATGTTGGAGAAGTTAAATCAGATATGAAGTTGGAAGATCTTCTCAAGATTTATGACCAAGAGAAACTCAAATTCTTGACCTCGTTTGTTGGCCAG AAAACTAAGGTGAACGTGGTAGCGATTGACAGAACATTGCGGAAACTAACAGTTTCTTTGAGGCCCAAAGAGAAGGAAGAGTTAATTGAGAGAAAACGAAGTCTCATG GCGAAACTTCAAGTTGGTGATGTTGTAAAATGCTGCATCAAGAAAATAACATACTTTGGAATTTTTGTTGAG GTTGAAGGTGTGGCCGCGTTAATTCACCAAACGGAGGTGTCATGGGATGCAACCTTAGACCCTGCATCATATTTTAAAGTTGGTCAG ATTGTGGAGGCAAAAGTTCATCAATTGGATTTCACACTGGAACGAATTTTCTTATCACTAAAAGAGATTACG CCTGATCCACTGACCGAGGCATTGGAGTCTGTGGTTGGGGATCATGATTCCTTGGAAGGGAGATTACAAGTAGCAGAGGCAGATTCCGAG TGGGCTGATGTGGAATCACTTATCAAAGAACTGCAACAAGTTGAAGGAATCCAGTCCGTCTCTAAAGGTCGATTCTTCCTGAGTCCCGGTTTAGCTCCAACTTTTCAG GTTTATATGGCATCCATGTTTGAGAATCAGTATAAGTTACTTGCTCGATCCGAAAACAAAGTACAAGAG GTGATAGTTGAAGCATCACTGGATAAAGAAGAAATGAAATCTACAATTTTATCATGCACTAGCAGAGTAGAATAG